From the Pungitius pungitius chromosome 6, fPunPun2.1, whole genome shotgun sequence genome, one window contains:
- the LOC134131230 gene encoding uncharacterized protein LOC134131230 produces MAHDLRKINDMLVTTTVPVPNPYTALTSLTPQQQWFTCIDLANAFFCIPLQENLRDVFSFTYGNKQLRYTRLPQGFALSPGIFNQVLKQALTGCPLPEGTTLIQYVDDILLASTSAESCVEATDTILRWLATTGFKVSKSKLQVARRQVSFLGRVLSGSGSGLSAAHRSSILHHSRPQNVKEMLSFLGLTGFSRQFIPRYSNLTLILRAKVNEKGMRNLTAELDWDQEAEEAFITLKTELAQAADLAVPDYSAPFYLDVSETTGVVNGVLFQKKGEGKRKVLLYISAMMDNMEKRHHECTQHAAGVAKLLMKTAHIVMGHPLHVLTTHSIVAYVNSQTFTMTSLRQRRLSKLLEAPNLTFTHEGINMADHMREGKPHQCEYKVELEAKARTDLKSTPLTHFDWQLFTDGSCFRHPQHGLQSGYAVVRSNGAGTEVLEAGRIQGQQSAQRAEVLALIRALQLAEGKAVNIYTDSAYAVGAAHVELGQWLRAGFLTAGGKPIKHEPEMKDLAAALALPSTVAIIKCKGHEQSNSTVAKGNQAADQAAKQAAGYRMGLQMVNAEEEGQLGPQLNEEQIAEAQKGASPQEKTVWKQRGATEAGGLWRSPDGRPVLPPEIRNRCLQEAHGMAHVGHKQMNRNLCHWWHPFLADMTREYVKTCKICITFNPKPTVKPEMGVFPLTLVPGREIVIDYTDMITRCEGKRYLLVCLDALTGWPEAWPTKKEDSKSVIKCLINHYIPRHGFPEKVRSDNGTHFKNHDLQEVERTLGLKHAFGTVYHPQSQGKVERMNQNLKQKLAKICAQTNLTWVQALPLALMAIRSSVNQGTGFTPYELTTGRQFPGPSAGLKLQPDPETPTGEYASQYNELRALVSDFAVQVQDRTRGQNTPDPHTTAWVLLRVIKRKWSEQRWTGPYQVEERTSHAVRLRGKGDTWYHWSQCAPADEPGRTLQDIQTTQLKETELGTG; encoded by the coding sequence atggcacatgatctcagaaagataaacgacatgctggtaacgacaacggtacccgtcccgaacccatacactgcgttgactagtctaacaccacaacaacaatggttcacgtgcattgatttggcaaacGCGTTCTTTTGCATACCACTACAGGAAAACTTGCGGGatgtattctcattcacatatgggaacaagcaactacgttatactcggctaccgcaaggatttgctctttcacctggtattttcaatcaagtgttaaaacaagcattgacaggttgtccgctcccagagggcacgacgctgatccaatacgtcgacgatatcctcctcgcatccacttcagctgaatcctgtgtggaagcaacagacaccatcttacgctggttggccacgaccggtttcaaggtcagtaagtcaaagttgcaggtcgccaggcggcaggtttcgtttctggggagagtgctgtcaggaagcggctcagggctctcagccgcgcacaggtccagtattctccaccattcgcgtccacagaatgtaaaggaaatgctttccttcctaggactcacggggttcagcagacaattcattccgcgttattcaaatctcactctgattctacgtgcaaaggtaaacgagaaggggatgaggaacCTCACTGCTGAACTCGATTGGGaccaagaggcggaggaggcatttattacactaaaaacagagctggcgcaggccgcagaccttgcagttccagattacagcgcgccgttttacctggacgtttctgaaacaacaggggtagtaaatggggttttgtttcagaaaaagggggagggtaaaaggaaggtgcttctgtatatcagtgccatgatggacaacatggaaaaacgacaccatgaatgcacacaacacgcagcaggggttgcaaagctattaatgaaaacagcacacatagtcatgggccacccactacacgtgctaacaacacacagcatagtagcttatgtaaactcacaaactttcacgatgacgtcactaagacaaagaaggctgagcaagctgttagaagctccaaacctcaccttcacacatgaaggcatcaacatggctgatcacatgagagaggggaaaccacaccaatgtgagtacaaggtggagctggaagcaaaagcacgaaccgacttaaaaagcacaccactgacacactttgattggcaattgttcactgatggcagctgcttcagacatccacaacatgggttgcagtccggatacgcggtagtcagaagtaatggggcaggaacagaggttctggaagcgggaagaattcagggtcaacagtcagcacagagagcggaggtactcgcgctgataagagcgctacagctggcagaagggaaggcagtaaacatctatactgactcggcttatgcggtaggagcagctcacgtggagctggggcagtggttaagagcaggttttctgacggctggaggaaaaccgattaaacacgaaccagaaatgaaagacttggcggcagccttggctctaccaagcacagtggccattataaagtgtaaaggacacgagcagtccaacagcacggtggcaaagggaaaccaggcagcagatcaagctgcaaaacaggctgcagggtATCGAATGGGGCTTCAAATGGtaaatgcagaagaagagggacagttggggccacaacttaatgaggagcaaattgcagaagcccaaaagggggcgtctccacaggagaaaacggtgtggaaacaaagaggggctacggaggctggaggcctctggaggtccccggacggtcgtccagtgctaccacctgaaatcagaaacaggtgtttgcaggaggcacacgggatggcacatgtgggacacaaacagatgaataggaatctttgtcactggtggcatccgtttttggcagacatgacacgtgaatatgttaagacctgtaaaatatgcatcacgtttaacccaaaaccaacggtgaagccggagatgggggtgtttccgttgacattggtgccgggacgggaaatagtcatcgactacactgacatgatcacccgatgcgaaggtaaaaggtatctcctggtatgcctggacgccttgaccggctggccagaggcgtggcccacaaaaaaagaggacagtaaatctgttatcaaatgtttgataaaccattacataccaagacatgggttccctgagaaagtcaggtctgacaacggcacacacttcaaaaatcatgacctacaagaagtggagagaacgttgggtctgaaacatgcttttggtacagtatatcacccccaatcccaagggaaagtagaacgcatgaaccaaaacttaaaacaaaaattggctaaaatctgtgcacagacaaatttaacctgggttcaagccctcccacttgcattaatggccatcagaagctcagtcaatcagggtacaggtttcaccccatacgagctgaccactggaagacagtttcccggaccaagcgcaggcttgaagctccagcctgacccggagacaccgacaggtgagtatgcaagtcaatataacgaactacgagctctcgtttcagattttgcggtccaggtgcaagacagaaccagagggcagaacacccctgatccccacacaacagcctgggtcctcctgagggtcattaagaggaagtggtcggagcaacggtggacaggaccataccaggtggaggagagaacctcacacgctgtgaggctgagagggaaaggggacaccTGGTACCACTGGAGCCAGTGCGCCCCCGCGGACGAACCGGGTCGCACTCTTCAGGACATCCAGACAACGCAGCTGAAAGAGACGGAACTGGGCACTGGATAG